A single region of the Sorghum bicolor cultivar BTx623 chromosome 9, Sorghum_bicolor_NCBIv3, whole genome shotgun sequence genome encodes:
- the LOC8069510 gene encoding putative disease resistance RPP13-like protein 2: LPQARGAGAAAAAEAEVSPLSYHIISVVHDFKTRIKEVGDRNQRYRTGVERPCRDPNEVVDSRALVIFQKASELVGIDEPKNELISLLTKDGSSSQHQVKVVSVVGFGGLGKTTLANQVFQSLHNEFDCHAFVTVSRNPDMMKVLRTILSDVSGEEYTNTEAGDIQHLVKKISNFLQDKRYFIVVDDLWDSKSWETIKYAFIKNSCGSRIITTTRINEVAESCSNSHWGHTYTLRPLNTVNSRRLFLKRIFGSEEACPSHLAEVSDDLLKKCGGLPLAIIAIAGLLAGKAPTFDEWNKVQSSFGYALERQSDVNKMMHILSLSYFYLPPHLQSCLLYLSIFREDYEIRKERLILRWIAEGFIHEENGFTQYEVGERRFNELINKSLIQPRTSKRSGTLISCRVHDTILEFIVSKAMEENFITLFGFPNITNDPRRKIRRLSLQDRNEVGDGSVGLWENMIYSHARAVSVFPGSLDSLPSLQKFKHLRVLDLEDCEGLQDHHLAHLGGLFALRYLSFHRTWINELPEEIGELQHLQTLDLRVTHIKKLPSSIVHLARLVNLLSSSGVHLPDGFRNMQALQRLEDITVWSQIPNFTQELCQLTNLRTLRVWTDVFTKDLASSLCTLATGSLNSLTIGTNEESINFVMEPWNPTPVSLKLLEILGIQLPRVPRWISSLDNLQHLGLNVDRLGPADVGLLGTLNALSSLRLWVMIEVADRLSCQETQRVKISGAHGFPSLRMFQVGSINCGFGLLFEAGAMPKLQELNLEFSRDKTGSLTNGEFDFGIQHLHCLAIVRCDLGYFINAEYEPEHPAWDAVKSAVSCNTNHPRLWLSWVVATTEQNY; the protein is encoded by the exons TTACCTCAGGCAAGGGGggcaggggcggcggcggcggcggaggcggaggtctCACCTcttagttatcatatcatctcGGTGGTACATGATTTCAAGACACGAATCAAGGAGGTGGGAGACAGGAACCAGAGATACAGGACTGGTGTCGAGAGACCCTGCAGGGACCCCAATGAGGTGGTTGACAGTCGAGCTCTTGTTATCTTTCAGAAAGCATCAGAGCTTGTGGGCATCGATGAGCCTAAGAATGAGTTGATCAGCTTGTTGACAAAAGATGGATCTTCGTCTCAACATCAGGTGAAGGTGGTCTCCGTTGTTGGATTTGGTGGACTAGGCAAGACAACACTTGCCAACCAAGTGTTCCAGTCACTTCATAATGAATTTGATTGTCACGCCTTTGTAACAGTGTCGCGAAATCCTGACATGATGAAAGTCTTGAGAACTATTCTCAGTGACGTTAGCGGGGAAGAGTACACTAACACAGAAGCTGGGGATATACAACATCTTGTCAAAAAAATCTCTAATTTCCTTCAAGATAAGAG GTACTTCATTGTTGTGGATGATTTATGGGATTCAAAATCATGGGAAACCATTAAGTatgcttttataaaaaatagTTGTGGCAGCAGAATCATCACAACCACACGTATAAATGAAGTTGCTGAATCTTGCAGCAATTCGCATTGGGGTCACACATATACATTACGCCCTCTTAACACCGTGAACTCGAGAAGATTATTCTTGAAGAGAATATTTGGTTCTGAAGAAGCATGCCCGTCACACCTTGCTGAAGTTTCTGATGACCTCTTGAAGAAATGCGGTGGTTTGCCTTTGGCAATCATAGCAATTGCTGGTTTATTGGCAGGCAAAGCACCAACATTTGATGAATGGAACAAAGTTCAAAGTTCGTTTGGTTATGCACTTGAAAGGCAATCAGATGTCAATAAAATGATGCATATATTGTCACTGAGTTACTTTTACCTTCCACCTCACCTACAAAGTTGTCTTCTGTATCTTAGTATTTTCCGAGAAGATTACGAGATTCGAAAGGAGCGATTGATACTTAGATGGATTGCCGAGGGATTCATTCATGAAGAGAATGGCTTCACCCAATATGAGGTAGGAGAGAGGCGTTTCAATGAGCTCATAAACAAAAGCTTGATTCAGCCAAGGACTTCAAAAAGATCAGGTACATTGATCTCTTGTCGAGTCCATGACACAATTCTTGAGTTCATTGTGTCCAAAGCTATGGAAGAAAACTTTATTACTCTGTTTGGTTTTCCAAACATAACAAATGATCCACGAAGGAAGATTCGGCGTCTCTCTCTCCAGGACAGGAATGAAGTTGGTGATGGTTCAGTAGGCTTATGGGAGAATATGATATATTCTCATGCCCGTGCAGTTTCAGTGTTTCCAGGCAGTCTTGATAGCCTCCCTTCTCTGCAGAAGTTCAAGCATTTGCGTGTTTTGGATTTAGAAGACTGTGAAGGACTACAAGACCATCATCTGGCACATCTAGGCGGGTTATTTGCACTGAGGTACTTGAGCTTTCACCGAACATGGATAAATGAGCTTCCTGAAGAAATTGGAGAGCTGCAGCATTTACAAACACTGGATTTAAGAGTTACTCATATAAAGAAGCTGCCATCCAGTATTGTTCACCTTGCACGGTTGGTCAATCTTTTGTCTAGTTCTGGTGTGCATTTGCCAGATGGATTCAGGAACATGCAAGCCTTGCAGAGGTTGGAAGACATCACAGTCTGGAGTCAGATACCTAACTTCACGCAGGAGCTCTGTCAGCTAACAAATCTAAGAACACTGAGGGTGTGGACAGATGTGTTTACCAAAGATTTGGCCTCATCTCTGTGTACACTTGCTACGGGAAGCCTAAATTCTTTGACTATTGGAACCAACGAAGAGTCCATAAACTTCGTGATGGAGCCATGGAACCCCACCCCTGTCAGCCTCAAACTACTTGAAATATTGGGTATTCAGCTCCCTAGGGTCCCCAGATGGATCAGCTCACTTGACAACCTCCAACATTTGGGACTCAATGTTGACCGACTTGGGCCTGCAGATGTTGGATTGCTTGGGACCTTAAACGCTTTGTCCAGCCTCCGTCTCTGGGTAATGATTGAAGTGGCAGACAGATTATCCTGTCAAGAAACACAACGGGTTAAGATCAGTGGCGCGCATGGATTCCCTAGCTTGAGAATGTTCCAAGTCGGTTCTATTAACTGTGGGTTTGGGTTGTTGTTCGAAGCTGGGGCCATGCCGAAGCTACAAGAACTCAATCTCGAGTTCAGCAGAGATAAAACCGGGTCCCTTACCAATGGAGAATTTGATTTCGGTATCCAGCATCTCCATTGCCTTGCTATAGTAAGATGTGACCTTGGTTACTTTATAAATGCAGAGTATGAGCCTGAGCACCCCGCATGGGATGCTGTTAAGAGTGCAGTCAGTTGCAATACCAACCATCCCAGGCTGTGGCTGTCATGGGTTGTAGCGACGACAGAGCAGAATTACTAG
- the LOC8075987 gene encoding REF/SRPP-like protein OsI_017815, producing the protein MADSTTNDAPVVNSQPTTEEEVTVERAAAAAEEEEERLRYLEFVQQAAAQALVLAAAAYAYAKQGAGPLRPGVDHVEGTVKAVVGPVYDRFHAVPLDLLKFIDRKVGESVEEIDRRVPPVVKEAPTLARSAAKEVREAGLVGTATGLAKSAIARAEPKARELYTRYEPVAERRAAEAWVALNRLPLVPSVTRAVLPTAAQLSARYNSAVRDGAKRGNTVATYLPLVPTERLARVFPYPMADVAPAPEMQPIPSQ; encoded by the exons ATGGCCGATTCCACCACCAACGACGCCCCGGTCGTCAACAGCCAGCCCACCACGGAG GAGGAGGTGACGGTggagagggcggcggcggcggcggaggaggaggaggagaggctgCGGTACCTCGAGTTCGTGCAGCAGGCGGCGGCGCAGGCGCTGGTGCTGGCGGCCGCGGCCTACGCGTACGCCAAGCAGGGCGCGGGGCCGCTCCGCCCCGGCGTTGACCATGTCGAGGGCACCGTCAAGGCTGTCGTCGGGCCGGTGTATGACCGCTTCCATGCCGTCCCGCTTGACCTCCTCAAGTTCATCGATCGCAAG GTTGGTGAGTCCGTTGAGGAGATAGACCGCCGCGTTCCTCCAGTGGTGAAGGAAGCCCCAACCCTTGCCCGCTCGGCTGCAAAGGAGGTTCGTGAGGCCGGCCTTGTGGGTACGGCCACAGGCCTTGCCAAGTCAGCCATTGCCCGCGCGGAGCCAAAGGCCAGGGAGCTCTACACCCGCTATGAGCCCGTGGCAGAGCGCCGTGCTGCGGAAGCCTGGGTGGCCCTGAACCGCCTTCCGCTGGTGCCTTCAGTCACCagggctgtcctccccacagccGCGCAGCTCTCAGCCAGGTACAATTCAGCGGTGCGTGATGGTGCCAAGCGCGGGAACACTGTGGCCACCTATCTCCCGCTTGTGCCCACTGAGCGGCTCGCCCGGGTGTTCCCGTACCCCATGGCTGATGTTGCCCCAGCACCAGAGATGCAGCCTATCCCCTCCCAGTag